In the genome of Candidatus Methylomirabilota bacterium, the window CCCCAGCTCGCCGAGCAGCTCCTTCACCCGCCGCTTGCCCTCCACCGCGATCTCCCGACGCGGGTTCCGGAGAATGACCTTCACGACGTCGGGAACCCCGCGGCGGCCTTGACCGCCCGGAGCTGCTGCAGGTGATCGGTCTCGTGGCGCACGTGCAGCAGCCACCACTGCGCGAGGTCCAGCTCGCCGAGGGTGAAGTGCCGCCACGTGAACGCGCGCGGGTCCACCGCGGCCACCCGCTCGATGGCCTGGCGGCTGCGCTCGCGCGTCGTGGCCAGGTCCGCGAGCAGCCGCTCGATCTGATGGCCGCGCTCCGGATAGACGACCTCCGGGGCCTTGGCCGGCCCCGGCGGCGGCGCCGGCAGCGGAGTGAATGCGCGCAGGTCCCCCGGAAACGAGGGCAGCGGCGGGCGGGCGTCCCGGAGCAGCTTCGAGGTGAGCTTGCTCGTCCCCACTTCGGCGAGCATCACGTGATGGAGGATCTCGCCGATGGACCACTCGCCGTCGGCCGGC includes:
- a CDS encoding DinB family protein, with the protein product MALPAPLETIWNDLESVRAQTLKETEALSQTQADWQPADGEWSIGEILHHVMLAEVGTSKLTSKLLRDARPPLPSFPGDLRAFTPLPAPPPGPAKAPEVVYPERGHQIERLLADLATTRERSRQAIERVAAVDPRAFTWRHFTLGELDLAQWWLLHVRHETDHLQQLRAVKAAAGFPTS